In a single window of the Thermofilum uzonense genome:
- a CDS encoding aminoacyl-tRNA deacylase: protein MLGPADLEAFLRRNGLRFQIVEVPAAATSEMASKSLGISKDKIAKSVLFLSEDNNVVLIVLRSDRRVDQSKLAKILGYKKLRLARDEEVLAYTGYPPGGVPPIGHLREIPVFLDVEVSTGEYWCGGGDDKHLLLLDFSEASKLKNVAVIEVPKKE, encoded by the coding sequence CTGCTGGGCCCCGCCGACCTCGAGGCGTTCCTGAGGCGTAACGGGCTGAGATTCCAAATCGTAGAGGTTCCTGCTGCAGCTACCTCTGAAATGGCCTCCAAGAGTCTAGGTATATCCAAGGATAAAATTGCGAAATCTGTCCTTTTTCTTTCCGAAGACAACAATGTTGTATTGATTGTCCTTAGGTCTGACCGACGCGTGGACCAGTCAAAACTGGCGAAGATCCTAGGGTACAAGAAGTTGAGGCTTGCAAGAGACGAAGAGGTTTTAGCCTATACGGGTTACCCTCCTGGAGGTGTACCTCCGATCGGCCATTTGAGAGAAATACCTGTTTTTCTTGATGTAGAAGTATCTACTGGCGAATACTGGTGCGGTGGGGGTGACGATAAACATCTCCTGCTGCTCGACTTTAGCGAGGCGTCAAAGCTGAAAAACGTTGCTGTAATCGAGGTTCCCAAGAAAGAATAA
- a CDS encoding tyrosine--tRNA ligase, with product MHVQDILRLTTREPAEELLTPERLTEMVEQGVRLKHYIGFEVSGLVHLGTGLISMQKVVDLQKAGIETTVFLADYHSWINKKLGGDLSTIRRVAGGYFKEALKVSIKIAGGDPEKTKFLMGSEVYEKLGLEYFTNVVKVSMDTTLSRVRRSITILGRREAESLSFAQLLYVPMQVADIFSMGVNIAHGGMDQRKAHVIAIEVGERAFSYKPVALHHHLLPGLALDQVTWERLVEAKRRGDKDEFSDAIADVKMSKSKPETAIFIHDREEDVRKKILGAFCPAGETELNPVLEIARYIIFRDRSEPLEVVNKKTGARLIFSSYLELEESYKQRKVHPLDLKHAVADELARILEPARRHFTEGPGRSYLEDLESITITR from the coding sequence TTGCACGTGCAAGACATCCTAAGGCTCACAACGAGGGAGCCTGCTGAGGAGCTCCTCACTCCTGAGCGCCTAACAGAGATGGTGGAGCAGGGGGTCAGGCTTAAACACTACATTGGTTTTGAGGTCTCAGGACTCGTCCACCTTGGAACAGGCCTCATCTCAATGCAGAAGGTCGTAGACCTGCAGAAAGCGGGCATTGAGACGACCGTCTTCCTAGCGGACTACCACAGCTGGATAAACAAGAAGCTTGGAGGAGACCTCTCGACGATAAGACGCGTGGCTGGAGGATACTTTAAGGAGGCCCTCAAAGTGTCGATTAAGATAGCGGGCGGCGACCCCGAGAAGACGAAGTTCCTTATGGGATCGGAGGTGTACGAGAAGCTTGGCTTGGAATACTTTACGAATGTCGTCAAAGTCTCAATGGACACCACGCTTTCACGCGTACGAAGGTCTATAACTATTCTAGGCAGGAGGGAGGCTGAGTCGTTGAGCTTCGCCCAACTCCTGTACGTCCCAATGCAGGTGGCCGATATATTCTCGATGGGAGTCAACATTGCACACGGAGGCATGGATCAGAGAAAAGCCCACGTCATAGCCATAGAGGTGGGGGAGAGAGCCTTCAGCTACAAGCCGGTAGCGCTACACCACCACCTCCTCCCTGGACTGGCGCTAGACCAGGTGACTTGGGAGCGCCTTGTCGAGGCTAAAAGAAGGGGTGATAAAGACGAGTTCTCGGATGCGATAGCGGATGTCAAGATGTCAAAGTCAAAGCCCGAGACAGCAATATTCATTCATGACCGCGAGGAGGATGTCAGGAAGAAGATTCTAGGGGCTTTTTGTCCCGCGGGCGAGACCGAGCTAAACCCCGTCCTGGAGATTGCAAGGTATATAATATTCCGGGATAGAAGCGAGCCCCTTGAGGTTGTCAATAAAAAGACGGGGGCGAGGCTGATATTCTCAAGTTATCTCGAGCTTGAGGAAAGTTACAAGCAAAGAAAGGTCCACCCGTTGGATCTGAAACACGCTGTAGCCGACGAGCTTGCACGGATTCTAGAGCCAGCACGGAGACACTTCACAGAGGGACCGGGTCGAAGCTACCTGGAGGACCTCGAGTCAATCACAATTACCAGGTGA
- a CDS encoding DUF4870 domain-containing protein, producing the protein MSETSLGIDPKVEAALSYVLGLITGIIFLLLETKNYFVRFHAMQSTLASVTLAVLHLILPFFAMLWWLLELVVLIVGIVKSLQGELYKFPLIGDLAAQLLPPPPPPQ; encoded by the coding sequence ATGAGTGAAACAAGCCTAGGGATCGACCCGAAGGTTGAAGCTGCTCTTTCATATGTTCTTGGACTTATTACCGGGATAATATTCTTACTACTTGAAACCAAGAACTACTTCGTGAGGTTCCACGCGATGCAGTCCACGCTAGCCTCCGTGACTTTAGCTGTTCTCCACTTAATCTTACCCTTCTTTGCGATGTTATGGTGGCTGCTAGAGCTAGTCGTTTTGATCGTTGGCATCGTGAAGTCCCTGCAAGGCGAGCTTTACAAGTTTCCGTTAATAGGGGATCTTGCAGCACAGCTTCTCCCTCCTCCTCCCCCACCTCAATGA